From Ancylobacter pratisalsi, one genomic window encodes:
- the kdsA gene encoding 3-deoxy-8-phosphooctulonate synthase — protein MSGTSANPIVTVGDVRFGNALPLALIAGPCQMESREHALECAAAIKEITARCGIGVVFKTSFDKANRTSIKGARGMGLKAALPIFAEIRERFGMPVLTDVHDNDQCAPVAEVVDILQIPAFLCRQTDLLIAAAATGRVVNVKKGQFLAPWDMKNVVAKLIDSDNPNVLVTERGASFGYNTLVTDMRALPIMAETTGAPVIFDATHSVQQPGGQGTSSGGQREFVPVLARAAVAVGVAGVFIETHPDPDHAPSDGPNMVPLKDFEALIARLQAFDRLAKDLAG, from the coding sequence ATGAGCGGTACGTCCGCCAATCCCATCGTCACCGTCGGTGACGTCCGTTTCGGCAATGCGCTGCCGCTGGCGCTGATCGCGGGCCCCTGCCAGATGGAGAGCCGCGAGCATGCGCTCGAATGCGCGGCCGCGATCAAGGAGATCACGGCCCGTTGCGGCATTGGCGTGGTGTTCAAGACCTCGTTCGACAAGGCGAACCGGACCTCGATCAAGGGTGCGCGCGGCATGGGGCTGAAGGCCGCCTTGCCCATCTTCGCAGAAATTCGCGAGCGTTTCGGCATGCCGGTGCTCACCGACGTGCACGACAATGACCAGTGCGCCCCGGTGGCCGAGGTGGTGGATATTCTCCAGATCCCGGCGTTCCTGTGCCGCCAGACCGATCTGCTGATCGCCGCGGCCGCCACCGGCCGTGTCGTCAACGTGAAGAAGGGCCAGTTCCTCGCCCCGTGGGACATGAAGAACGTTGTCGCCAAGCTCATCGACAGTGACAACCCCAACGTGCTCGTCACCGAGCGCGGCGCCTCCTTCGGCTACAACACACTCGTCACGGACATGCGCGCGCTGCCGATCATGGCAGAGACCACGGGCGCGCCGGTGATCTTCGATGCCACGCATTCGGTCCAGCAGCCGGGCGGACAGGGCACCTCGTCGGGCGGCCAGCGTGAGTTCGTGCCGGTGTTGGCGCGCGCGGCGGTGGCGGTCGGTGTCGCCGGTGTGTTCATCGAAACGCACCCGGATCCCGACCATGCGCCCTCCGATGGGCCGAACATGGTGCCGCTGAAGGATTTCGAAGCGCTGATCGCGCGGCTCCAGGCCTTCGACCGGCTGGCGAAAGATCTCGCCGGTTGA
- a CDS encoding Mth938-like domain-containing protein: MATPDAHLPSQVPIAGYARYAFHFAGMASDGSLLALPSGMHAWAARTQADIDVAALARVFEQAERIELLLIGTGMDPWVVPDSLRWRLRDVGISVDAMPTRAAASTYNVLLAEDRPVAAALLALP, encoded by the coding sequence ATGGCCACGCCCGACGCCCATCTCCCGAGCCAGGTACCGATAGCGGGCTATGCCCGCTATGCCTTTCACTTCGCCGGCATGGCATCGGACGGCTCGCTGCTGGCGCTGCCATCGGGCATGCACGCCTGGGCGGCGCGGACACAGGCCGACATCGACGTCGCGGCGCTGGCGCGGGTGTTCGAGCAGGCGGAACGGATCGAACTGCTTCTGATCGGCACCGGCATGGACCCATGGGTGGTGCCCGATTCTCTCCGCTGGCGCCTGCGCGATGTCGGCATCTCGGTCGACGCGATGCCGACACGGGCCGCAGCTTCGACCTACAACGTGCTGCTGGCTGAGGACAGGCCGGTCGCTGCCGCCCTGTTGGCCCTGCCATGA
- a CDS encoding phosphomannomutase/phosphoglucomutase, whose translation MFPKPQASLKPNTYAYETVPLVKPTGFREYDARWLFGSEINLMGVQALGLGLGTLIHELGIRPEIVIGHDFRGYSSSIKQALALGLMNAGIKVHDIGLALSPMAYFAQFALDIPCVAMVTASHNDNGWTGVKMGVNRPMTFGPDEMSRLKEIVLGGMAQAREGGSYHYVENFPEVYFKDLTDRPKLKNPIKAVVACGNGTAGAFAPRILEALGVEVVPLDTELDHSFPKYNPNPEDLEMLHAMRDAVLASGADVGLGFDGDGDRCGVVDDHGEEIFADKVGVMLARDLSAIYPQAKFVVDVKSTGLFVTDPVLIANGAHTDYWKTGHSYMKRRVNESGALVGFEKSGHYFFNTPIGRGYDDGLVSAIAILDMLDRNPGKKLSELKDALPKTWSSPTMSPHCPDEKKYGVVDAVVKHFEGLAARGETIDGQPIRDLVTVNGVRVTAQDGSWGLVRASSNKPELVVVVESPVSEARMHDMFKLVDGVLRTHPEVGAYNQSL comes from the coding sequence ATGTTCCCGAAGCCGCAGGCGTCGCTGAAGCCGAATACGTATGCCTATGAGACTGTGCCGCTGGTGAAGCCGACCGGCTTTCGCGAATATGACGCGCGGTGGCTCTTCGGCAGCGAAATCAACCTCATGGGTGTTCAGGCGCTTGGGCTGGGGCTCGGCACGCTTATCCACGAGCTCGGCATCCGGCCCGAAATCGTCATCGGACACGACTTTCGCGGCTATTCGTCATCGATCAAGCAGGCGCTCGCGCTCGGGCTGATGAACGCCGGCATCAAGGTCCACGATATCGGCCTCGCGTTGTCACCCATGGCCTATTTCGCCCAGTTCGCGCTGGATATTCCCTGTGTGGCGATGGTGACGGCGTCGCACAACGACAATGGCTGGACCGGCGTGAAGATGGGCGTGAACCGCCCCATGACCTTCGGGCCCGACGAGATGAGTCGTCTGAAGGAAATCGTGCTCGGCGGCATGGCGCAGGCGCGGGAGGGCGGCAGCTATCACTATGTCGAGAACTTCCCCGAGGTCTACTTCAAGGACCTGACCGACCGCCCCAAGCTGAAGAACCCGATCAAGGCGGTGGTCGCCTGCGGCAACGGCACGGCAGGTGCGTTCGCCCCGCGCATTCTCGAAGCGCTGGGCGTGGAGGTCGTGCCTCTGGATACCGAGCTCGACCACTCGTTCCCGAAATACAATCCCAATCCCGAAGACCTCGAAATGCTGCACGCGATGCGCGACGCGGTTCTGGCTTCGGGCGCCGATGTCGGGCTTGGCTTCGACGGGGATGGCGATCGCTGCGGTGTGGTCGATGACCATGGCGAGGAGATCTTCGCCGACAAGGTGGGCGTGATGCTCGCCCGCGACCTCTCGGCGATCTATCCGCAGGCGAAATTCGTGGTCGACGTGAAGTCCACGGGGCTGTTCGTCACCGACCCGGTGCTCATCGCCAATGGCGCGCACACCGACTACTGGAAGACCGGCCACTCCTACATGAAGCGCCGCGTCAACGAGAGCGGGGCCCTGGTCGGGTTCGAGAAGTCGGGCCACTACTTCTTCAACACGCCAATCGGGCGTGGCTATGATGACGGCCTGGTCTCGGCCATTGCCATCCTGGACATGCTGGACCGAAATCCAGGCAAGAAGCTCTCGGAACTGAAGGACGCACTGCCCAAGACCTGGTCCTCGCCGACCATGTCGCCGCACTGTCCGGACGAGAAGAAATATGGCGTGGTCGACGCTGTGGTGAAGCACTTCGAAGGGCTTGCCGCGCGCGGCGAGACCATCGACGGGCAGCCGATCCGCGACCTCGTCACGGTGAACGGGGTGCGGGTGACGGCGCAGGACGGTTCATGGGGGCTGGTACGTGCCTCGTCCAACAAGCCGGAACTGGTCGTTGTGGTGGAGAGCCCGGTGTCCGAGGCCCGCATGCACGACATGTTCAAGCTCGTCGACGGCGTGCTGCGCACCCATCCCGAAGTCGGGGCCTATAATCAGAGCCTCTGA
- a CDS encoding phytoene/squalene synthase family protein: MTMRDVDYCAELVRGLDRDRYMADLFAPAEKRGALFALHAFNAEVARVREAITNPMAGEVRLQWWSEALIGGARGDVRANPVAGALLDAVDHYALPRETFFALLDARIFDLYDDPMPTVNDLEGYAGETSSALIRLGTIILTGATDQASAEAAGHAGVAYAITGLLRAFPVHARRGQCYVPLDILAAHGLTREDAVSGPASAALRAALGEMRALAARHYDKAIKALRGVDPANLPAFLPMVLVPGDLSRMSRPHDPFAVVPAMSPPLRIWKLWRGARLLRRAV; this comes from the coding sequence ATGACCATGCGCGATGTCGATTATTGCGCCGAGCTGGTTCGGGGCCTCGACCGCGACCGTTATATGGCGGATCTGTTCGCGCCAGCGGAGAAGCGCGGCGCGCTCTTCGCGCTTCATGCCTTCAATGCCGAGGTGGCGCGGGTGCGCGAAGCCATCACCAACCCGATGGCGGGGGAGGTGAGGCTGCAGTGGTGGAGCGAGGCGCTTATCGGCGGCGCGCGCGGTGACGTGCGGGCGAATCCGGTGGCGGGAGCCCTGCTCGATGCGGTCGACCATTATGCCCTGCCGCGCGAGACCTTCTTCGCGCTGCTCGATGCCCGCATCTTCGATCTCTACGACGATCCGATGCCCACGGTGAATGATCTGGAGGGGTATGCGGGCGAGACCTCCTCCGCGTTGATCCGCCTTGGCACGATCATCCTGACCGGTGCCACCGATCAGGCCTCCGCTGAAGCCGCCGGCCATGCCGGCGTCGCCTATGCCATCACCGGACTGCTGCGTGCTTTTCCCGTCCATGCCCGGCGAGGCCAGTGCTACGTACCGCTCGACATCCTCGCCGCGCACGGCCTGACCCGTGAGGACGCGGTATCGGGTCCCGCGAGCGCGGCGCTGCGGGCGGCGCTGGGTGAGATGAGGGCGCTGGCGGCCCGGCACTATGACAAGGCGATCAAAGCCCTCAGAGGTGTCGATCCGGCCAATCTGCCCGCCTTCCTGCCCATGGTGCTGGTGCCGGGTGATCTGTCGCGGATGAGCCGCCCCCACGATCCGTTTGCCGTGGTGCCGGCGATGTCGCCGCCGCTGCGTATCTGGAAGCTGTGGCGCGGGGCGCGGCTGCTGCGGCGGGCGGTCTGA
- a CDS encoding KpsF/GutQ family sugar-phosphate isomerase, protein MAPSENIPAAESVREEDPILDSVRHTLAVEARGLAALCEAVDGPLGSAIKRATRLIEAARGRVIVTGMGKSGHIGRKLAATLASTGTPALFLHAAEASHGDLGMVTPDDVLLAISWSGETAELGDIVHYAGRFAVPLLAMTSNAESTLGRAADVVLTLPRVEEACPNGLAPTTSTLMQLALGDALALALLERRGFSASDFRVFHPGGKLGARLLKVADLMHEADSVPLVAIGTPMSEALIEITGKRFGCCGVVDAQGQLVGIITDGDLRRHMSVDLLPRLVEQVMTNSPLVIAPADLASSALGQMSRLQITVLFVVSAGQPVGILHIHDLLRAGVI, encoded by the coding sequence ATGGCTCCGTCGGAGAATATCCCCGCCGCCGAATCGGTCCGCGAGGAAGATCCCATCCTCGACAGCGTACGGCATACCCTCGCCGTCGAGGCGCGGGGGCTTGCGGCGCTCTGCGAGGCCGTCGACGGACCGCTCGGCAGCGCGATCAAACGCGCGACACGCCTGATCGAGGCGGCGCGGGGCCGCGTCATCGTGACCGGTATGGGCAAGAGCGGGCACATCGGCCGGAAGCTCGCGGCCACGCTTGCTTCAACCGGCACGCCCGCGCTGTTCCTTCATGCCGCCGAGGCCAGCCATGGTGATCTCGGCATGGTCACGCCCGATGACGTGCTTCTCGCCATCTCCTGGTCCGGCGAGACCGCCGAACTCGGCGACATCGTGCACTATGCCGGCCGCTTCGCGGTGCCGCTTCTCGCCATGACATCGAATGCCGAAAGCACGCTCGGCCGCGCCGCCGACGTGGTGCTCACACTCCCGCGTGTCGAGGAGGCCTGCCCGAACGGGCTGGCCCCCACCACCTCCACGCTGATGCAGCTGGCGCTGGGCGACGCGCTGGCGCTGGCGCTGCTGGAGCGGCGCGGTTTCTCCGCCTCTGACTTTCGTGTCTTCCATCCCGGCGGCAAGCTTGGCGCGCGTCTGCTCAAGGTCGCCGACCTCATGCACGAGGCCGACAGCGTGCCGCTGGTGGCCATTGGCACGCCGATGAGCGAGGCGCTGATCGAGATCACCGGCAAGCGGTTCGGCTGCTGCGGTGTCGTCGACGCCCAGGGCCAGCTGGTCGGCATCATCACCGACGGCGACCTGCGGCGCCACATGAGCGTCGACCTCCTGCCGCGGCTCGTGGAACAGGTGATGACGAACTCGCCTCTCGTCATCGCACCCGCCGATCTCGCCAGCTCCGCGCTTGGCCAGATGAGCCGCCTGCAGATCACGGTGCTCTTCGTGGTCAGCGCCGGCCAGCCCGTCGGCATTCTTCACATTCATGACCTGCTGCGCGCCGGCGTCATCTGA